In a genomic window of Nodosilinea sp. E11:
- a CDS encoding ferritin-like domain-containing protein, which translates to MDNHLMTADRFQRGAGVSRRRVMVGGAIAGLAGTLGFSALTKVAQASSHGSDAANDVEILNGALYYEHQAIWAYGAAAGGLSDTDVGQAVLAIALANQADHKVHRDLLSQVIADLGGTPVMAEASYDLSDYLERGDGGLDSDVNIAKLALALETDAAIAYASEVAQLKTPELITAGATIAAAEAAHATTIRAAFIALGVEIDYVPAPFVSADTRDQWVLKV; encoded by the coding sequence ATGGATAATCACTTGATGACGGCCGATCGGTTTCAACGGGGGGCGGGAGTTTCTCGGCGGCGGGTCATGGTTGGCGGCGCGATCGCAGGCTTGGCTGGCACCCTAGGGTTTTCGGCCCTGACCAAAGTAGCTCAAGCCAGTAGCCATGGCAGCGATGCCGCCAATGATGTCGAAATTCTCAACGGTGCTCTCTATTACGAGCACCAGGCCATCTGGGCCTACGGTGCCGCTGCCGGGGGTCTCAGCGACACCGACGTTGGTCAAGCCGTCTTGGCCATTGCCCTGGCCAACCAGGCCGACCACAAAGTACACCGCGACTTGCTCAGTCAGGTCATTGCCGACCTGGGCGGCACCCCAGTGATGGCCGAAGCCAGCTACGACCTCTCCGACTACCTGGAGCGGGGCGACGGCGGGTTAGATTCGGACGTGAACATTGCCAAGCTGGCCCTGGCCCTAGAGACCGATGCGGCGATCGCCTACGCCAGCGAAGTCGCCCAGCTCAAAACCCCCGAACTGATCACCGCCGGGGCCACCATCGCCGCTGCCGAGGCGGCCCACGCCACCACCATTCGCGCGGCGTTTATTGCGCTCGGGGTCGAGATTGACTACGTGCCTGCCCCCTTCGTCAGCGCCGACACCCGCGACCAGTGGGTACTGAAGGTGTAG
- the queF gene encoding preQ(1) synthase gives MGIDLAQAAIAPCLSRANAAGLLSTLDPPMTTAPTSISQYGDRAIAQASVEPLEKWPNPSENVYTIHLEHPEFTALCPRSGYPDFGTIVVDYCPGPWVVELKAFKLYVNSFRDQRVSHERVANAIADRLWHELQPHGLRVIGDYTRRGGVKTVITVKKGDCAAFEPYTANLL, from the coding sequence ATGGGGATTGACTTGGCCCAGGCCGCGATCGCCCCTTGTCTATCCAGGGCCAACGCCGCTGGACTACTCTCTACTCTTGATCCACCGATGACCACTGCTCCTACTTCAATATCTCAGTACGGCGATCGCGCCATTGCCCAGGCCAGTGTCGAGCCGCTGGAGAAGTGGCCCAACCCGTCTGAGAATGTCTACACCATTCACCTAGAGCACCCAGAGTTTACGGCGCTGTGCCCGCGATCGGGCTACCCAGACTTTGGCACGATTGTGGTGGACTATTGCCCTGGGCCGTGGGTCGTCGAGCTAAAGGCGTTTAAGCTCTACGTCAATAGTTTTCGGGATCAGCGGGTCAGCCATGAGCGGGTGGCCAATGCGATCGCCGATCGCCTGTGGCATGAGTTACAGCCACACGGTCTGCGGGTGATTGGCGACTACACCCGGCGGGGTGGAGTAAAGACAGTAATTACGGTAAAAAAGGGAGATTGTGCTGCGTTTGAGCCCTACACCGCCAACCTGTTATGA
- a CDS encoding CCA tRNA nucleotidyltransferase: MATEKSALSPKTWPFSVSLLPQQAYLVGGSVRDALLRRQADYLDLDFVLPERAIATAQSIAKHCGAGFVVLDAEHQIARVVFANATVDFAQQVGPTIYSDLHRRDFTINAIAYSPHSETLLDPLDGCADLDRKVLCMVAAENLEDDPLRLLRAYRQAAQLGFSLDDCTQQTIRTLAPNLGRMAAERVRGELDCLLSLPEGSVLLSLAWQDGLLQSWLPEIAGPELDRLATIDQLAAQYHERWPDYSHLLHSWIKEQTTPGLHRSWLKATKLSQLVPAELSAAEATLVRLKYSRAEQQAVLSILKGWEYLCQHPQAGPLPRGEQYQLFKVAGAGFGGVALLALAHGLPESLILPLVERYLTPDDPIAHPQPLLTGKDLVQGLALKPGPQIGELLEGIALAQAEGLVSSREAALNWVKQQI; the protein is encoded by the coding sequence GTGGCTACTGAAAAGTCGGCACTTTCGCCAAAAACCTGGCCCTTTAGCGTGTCGCTACTGCCACAGCAAGCCTACCTGGTCGGGGGCAGCGTCAGAGATGCTCTGCTGCGTCGTCAGGCTGACTATCTAGATCTCGATTTTGTGCTGCCCGAGCGGGCGATCGCCACCGCCCAGTCAATTGCCAAGCACTGCGGGGCGGGCTTTGTGGTGCTCGATGCCGAGCATCAGATTGCGCGGGTGGTGTTTGCCAATGCCACCGTTGACTTTGCCCAGCAGGTGGGGCCAACCATCTACTCCGACCTGCATCGACGCGACTTTACCATCAATGCGATCGCCTACAGCCCCCACAGCGAGACCCTGCTCGATCCCCTAGACGGCTGCGCCGACCTCGATCGCAAAGTCCTCTGCATGGTGGCCGCCGAAAACCTGGAAGACGATCCCCTGCGGCTGCTGCGGGCCTATCGTCAAGCGGCTCAGCTGGGCTTCAGCCTCGACGATTGCACCCAGCAAACCATTCGCACCCTAGCCCCCAACCTGGGCCGCATGGCTGCCGAACGGGTGCGGGGCGAACTCGACTGCCTCCTCAGCCTGCCCGAGGGATCGGTGCTGCTGTCCTTGGCCTGGCAAGATGGCCTGTTGCAGAGCTGGCTGCCTGAGATTGCTGGCCCCGAGCTCGATCGCCTGGCGACTATCGATCAGCTAGCGGCCCAGTACCACGAGCGCTGGCCCGACTACTCGCACCTGCTGCACAGCTGGATCAAAGAGCAAACCACCCCCGGCCTGCACCGCAGCTGGCTGAAGGCCACCAAGCTGAGCCAGCTAGTGCCCGCTGAGTTGTCAGCCGCCGAGGCGACCCTGGTGCGGCTGAAGTACAGCCGGGCTGAGCAGCAGGCGGTGCTGAGCATTCTCAAAGGCTGGGAATATTTGTGCCAGCACCCCCAGGCCGGCCCCCTGCCGCGCGGTGAACAATACCAGCTGTTTAAAGTGGCAGGGGCGGGGTTTGGCGGCGTGGCCCTGCTGGCTCTGGCCCACGGCCTACCCGAATCGCTGATCTTACCGCTGGTGGAACGCTACCTCACCCCCGATGACCCCATTGCCCACCCCCAACCCCTACTAACGGGAAAGGACCTGGTGCAGGGGCTTGCCCTTAAACCAGGTCCTCAAATTGGTGAGCTACTAGAGGGCATTGCTCTGGCCCAAGCCGAGGGGCTAGTGAGCAGTCGAGAAGCAGCCCTCAACTGGGTCAAGCAGCAGATCTAG
- the cax gene encoding calcium/proton exchanger: MSTKNIVSLGLLVFIPISILAERLEWGALTIFGLSAVAIVPLAIWLSTATEELAVVTGPTIGGLINAVFGNATELIIALVALKAGLIDIVKASITGSILANLLLVMGLSMLAGGLRYKEQSFNQTVARINGSTMSLAVVAIVLPAMVINTSNIVEPATIRQLSLTVAVVMILVYGLTLLFSLKTHSYLYDVGVTDLEDEPHGEHEQPNVWLWVGVLFAATVGVAIESEIFVGAVEEAANSLGFTALFTGVILLPLVGGAAEYVTAVRVAMKDNMDLAVSISMGSSLLVALLVAPILVIIGYFIGQPMDLNFGLFEVIAVVIAVLFANLISLDGRSNWLEGVLLLSTFVILGASFFFHPV; this comes from the coding sequence ATGTCAACGAAAAATATTGTCTCCCTGGGGCTGTTGGTATTTATTCCCATTTCAATTTTGGCGGAACGGCTAGAGTGGGGAGCGTTGACCATTTTTGGCCTCTCAGCTGTGGCGATCGTGCCTCTGGCCATTTGGCTCAGCACCGCTACTGAAGAGCTAGCGGTGGTGACGGGGCCTACTATCGGCGGCCTCATCAACGCTGTCTTTGGCAATGCCACGGAGTTGATCATTGCCCTGGTAGCGCTAAAGGCAGGGCTGATCGATATTGTCAAAGCCAGCATTACCGGGTCAATTTTGGCTAACCTACTGCTGGTGATGGGGCTGTCGATGCTGGCGGGGGGACTGCGCTACAAAGAGCAGAGTTTTAACCAAACCGTCGCCCGCATCAACGGCTCGACCATGAGCCTGGCTGTGGTGGCGATCGTGCTACCCGCCATGGTGATTAACACCAGCAATATTGTCGAACCCGCCACCATTCGCCAACTGTCGCTGACGGTGGCAGTGGTGATGATTTTGGTCTACGGGCTAACGCTGCTGTTTTCACTTAAAACTCACAGCTACCTTTACGATGTGGGGGTCACTGACCTCGAAGACGAGCCCCATGGTGAGCACGAACAGCCCAATGTGTGGCTCTGGGTAGGGGTGCTATTTGCGGCCACAGTGGGGGTGGCGATCGAGTCTGAGATCTTCGTGGGTGCGGTAGAAGAAGCAGCCAATAGCCTCGGGTTCACGGCGCTGTTTACTGGCGTCATTTTGCTGCCTCTGGTGGGCGGCGCAGCAGAGTATGTCACCGCCGTGCGGGTGGCGATGAAAGACAATATGGATCTGGCGGTGTCGATCTCAATGGGGTCGAGTCTGCTGGTGGCGCTGCTGGTAGCCCCAATTTTGGTGATTATTGGCTACTTTATTGGTCAGCCGATGGATCTTAACTTCGGCCTGTTTGAGGTGATTGCAGTAGTGATTGCGGTGCTGTTTGCCAACTTGATCAGCCTGGACGGGCGATCGAACTGGCTGGAGGGGGTGTTGCTGCTGTCGACCTTTGTGATTTTAGGGGCGTCGTTTTTCTTTCACCCGGTTTAG
- a CDS encoding anti-sigma factor, which produces MNSPSLPENWRSLLAGYVLNDLTDAEAALVEQWLDLPEVALELDALQSTWASLPAGLSPLAPPPELRDRIMAAVTQPELDPAVTAQSSAVQTVNSSPIPRRGFPWGRLALALGWVATAIALGLARQENQRLRLALRQTEAIVASFSQPTNRLYTLAGTAAVPQANARLVVNPADQTALIVTTDLPTLTTEQVYRLWAVADSDPVFCGQFNPQTVQAMHQWSLPNPTCADRPVQMLITTEKAADPPLPAGDLVMQSQS; this is translated from the coding sequence ATGAACTCACCCTCCCTTCCCGAAAATTGGCGATCGCTGCTGGCCGGGTACGTGCTCAACGACTTGACCGACGCCGAAGCGGCCTTAGTCGAGCAATGGCTAGACTTGCCTGAGGTTGCCCTCGAGCTAGATGCCCTGCAAAGCACCTGGGCGAGTTTGCCCGCCGGGCTGTCCCCCCTGGCACCACCGCCAGAATTGCGCGATCGGATCATGGCGGCCGTCACTCAGCCTGAGCTAGACCCCGCTGTCACGGCTCAAAGCTCAGCCGTCCAGACCGTGAATTCTTCTCCTATTCCCCGCCGTGGGTTTCCCTGGGGCAGGTTGGCCCTGGCCCTGGGCTGGGTCGCTACGGCGATCGCCCTGGGCTTGGCCCGACAAGAAAACCAGCGTCTGCGCCTGGCGCTGCGACAAACCGAAGCCATTGTCGCCAGCTTTAGCCAGCCCACCAACCGCCTCTACACCCTGGCTGGCACCGCTGCCGTACCCCAGGCCAACGCTCGCCTGGTGGTCAACCCCGCCGACCAAACGGCGCTCATTGTCACCACCGATCTGCCCACCCTGACTACAGAGCAGGTCTACCGGCTATGGGCTGTGGCCGACAGTGACCCCGTCTTTTGCGGTCAGTTTAACCCCCAGACGGTGCAGGCGATGCACCAGTGGTCTTTGCCCAACCCAACCTGTGCAGACCGGCCGGTACAGATGCTGATCACCACCGAAAAAGCTGCTGATCCACCCCTTCCCGCCGGAGATTTGGTGATGCAGAGCCAGTCGTAA
- a CDS encoding sigma-70 family RNA polymerase sigma factor: MPPFSPSDPLIPRPVSDRDLVNRLWAGDTTALATLYDRYSPMVYTLALKMLANPAEAEDLTQEVFVNFWQRQQYNPDRGSIGSFLATYTRSRAIDRLRVSSGRATILQRFQRISEASSRSPSPVDHASLQEQRQHLRAALDQIPAAEREVLEIAYFQGLSQAEISAQLGIPLGTVKSRCRQGLLRLRDLLQHQRD, translated from the coding sequence ATGCCCCCATTCTCGCCCTCCGACCCCCTAATACCTCGCCCGGTTAGCGATCGCGACCTGGTCAACCGTCTATGGGCCGGTGATACGACTGCCCTTGCCACCCTCTACGACCGCTACTCGCCCATGGTCTACACCCTAGCCCTGAAAATGCTGGCTAACCCTGCCGAAGCCGAAGACCTCACCCAAGAGGTCTTCGTCAATTTTTGGCAGCGGCAGCAGTACAACCCCGACCGAGGCAGCATCGGCAGCTTTTTGGCTACCTATACCCGTTCTCGCGCCATCGATCGCCTGCGGGTAAGTAGTGGCCGGGCCACCATTCTCCAGCGGTTTCAGCGCATTAGCGAGGCTTCTAGCCGCTCCCCCAGCCCCGTTGACCATGCCAGTTTGCAAGAGCAGCGGCAGCATCTGCGGGCTGCCCTCGATCAAATTCCTGCCGCCGAGCGCGAAGTGCTAGAAATTGCCTATTTTCAGGGGCTAAGCCAGGCTGAAATCTCAGCCCAGCTGGGCATTCCCCTGGGCACTGTTAAGTCGCGCTGTCGGCAGGGGCTGCTGCGTCTGCGCGACCTGCTCCAGCATCAGCGAGATTAA
- a CDS encoding substrate-binding domain-containing protein, translated as MNQHLRPSLAMLALISAVATLPMQWLRTEQPLWAQGTAEPTPTFRLQESVAPGTELSIDGSPAMAGINQSLAEGFETRYPDTAVNHLAEGDDQALQALRRGNVDLAALGRTLAEAEQDPSLTSIPVTREKIAVIVGRDNSFEGDLTFESFAAIFRGEITNWSEIGGPNLPIRFVDRPAESDTRLALGDYEIFSRQPFETGETAVQLSEDSTAAVVRELGNDGISYAIASEVLDQDAVRPLSMHGTLPDDDRYPYSQPRNYIYEGEPSPAIEAFLGFATSEEGQEAIAAAKQIASANVTVGASRLPGGVALAPDGRFMVRGTEDGQLQWLDDAGNPTDTVVADAHQGAVSTVVVSTDGQTVISSGADGTLRRWDRNGAPIGEPLVGQGAPILALALSPDGSTVASGNADGIVERWLIADGAALGNPITAHNGPVQALHYPAGGQALITGSSDGNLGFWNGDGSSAGQIEAAHEGGITAITSSPDGQVLTTTGGDGTLRNWDRSTLQPRGEAIPAHDGAVSAVAYAPDGNTLATAGTDSTLQLWLPDGTAQLPEPVQLDQPAASLGYTPAGQLVVGSSDRSVELRDGQGERVSASPPEDPSADPTEGGDGNPLWQRLRNLPPSAWWMLAAVPAVLLLAGLLAALFGRKDRDDDPEDDELLEAGLVPSPGSGAGSGIDFSGLGGRPAIAVGPLPETDDGEAGRLPPEADLVTGAGLYPVGVAPNKLEQARIDLAEGRRLMREGRHDTALIYFNQAVEATEVERSKAEAMGVAAQGLNAIAAQAQAQRGAALALLGEPNEAMDSFNTALELDSSVIEAWVGKGRLLSTLGRYDEAIFCFDTALELDPSLAAAWLGKGQALMPMGRQSEAQDCLARATALGSDDPALANLGQGAGGNPEADLSEDGATDSYDPDVPFDLQQIASGLPSADVEISGSSPSGYDIPPDLAAEVALLPDHAEDAVLSGVAQETTGAGSISAGPLPADSDGPAQELPPDPLPSEAITPGPIPPSPLEDELLSQIHLSVAADRDLAESGMLATGQRATTEAMPPLRPAPVPVPEPVLVEPGDYVPPPPEPTDTDTDTDVESGLEGLPPEVVAALSSIPPSSPDSFGVAPANADAVVTAAPKTASWIQLSIDRQSDRFYAVWQLDEGDRAQAKQQGGTTMTLRLYDVTGHATHTPLPKPVAEQLCRDDFAQDWYLPIRQWDRIYVVEVGYLSPDGDWQAIAQSKEIAAISAQP; from the coding sequence ATGAATCAGCACCTTAGGCCATCTCTGGCTATGCTGGCCTTAATCAGCGCCGTGGCCACGCTCCCCATGCAGTGGTTGAGGACTGAGCAGCCTCTGTGGGCCCAGGGGACGGCAGAACCTACTCCCACCTTCAGGCTGCAAGAGAGCGTGGCGCCGGGTACCGAACTCTCCATTGATGGGTCGCCCGCCATGGCCGGTATTAACCAAAGCCTGGCCGAGGGGTTTGAAACCCGCTACCCTGACACGGCGGTGAACCACCTAGCCGAGGGCGATGACCAGGCCCTTCAAGCCTTACGGCGCGGTAACGTTGACCTGGCCGCCCTGGGGCGAACCCTGGCCGAGGCCGAGCAAGATCCCAGCCTGACTTCGATTCCGGTAACGCGGGAGAAAATTGCTGTCATTGTCGGTCGCGACAATTCCTTTGAGGGCGACCTCACCTTCGAGAGTTTTGCCGCCATATTTCGTGGCGAAATTACGAACTGGTCGGAAATTGGTGGCCCCAACCTGCCCATTCGGTTTGTCGATCGCCCTGCCGAGAGCGATACCCGCCTTGCCCTGGGCGATTACGAAATTTTTAGTCGGCAACCCTTTGAAACCGGAGAGACAGCGGTGCAGCTCTCCGAAGACAGCACAGCGGCGGTGGTGCGCGAGTTGGGCAATGACGGCATTAGCTATGCGATCGCCTCCGAAGTGCTTGACCAAGACGCCGTGCGCCCGCTGAGTATGCACGGCACATTGCCCGATGACGATCGCTACCCCTACTCTCAACCCCGCAACTACATCTATGAGGGAGAACCCAGCCCGGCGATCGAGGCCTTTTTGGGCTTTGCCACCAGTGAGGAGGGCCAGGAGGCGATCGCCGCTGCCAAGCAAATTGCCAGCGCCAACGTTACCGTCGGCGCTAGTCGACTGCCGGGCGGTGTCGCCCTGGCCCCCGACGGACGGTTTATGGTGCGTGGCACCGAAGACGGTCAACTGCAATGGCTCGATGACGCAGGCAACCCCACCGACACCGTAGTGGCCGATGCCCATCAAGGAGCCGTATCGACCGTGGTGGTTAGCACCGATGGCCAAACCGTAATCTCTAGCGGGGCCGACGGCACCCTGCGCCGATGGGATCGCAATGGTGCTCCCATCGGGGAACCGTTGGTCGGGCAGGGAGCGCCTATTTTGGCCCTGGCCCTGAGCCCCGATGGCAGTACTGTGGCTAGCGGCAATGCCGATGGCATTGTAGAACGCTGGTTAATCGCCGATGGCGCGGCGCTAGGAAACCCGATCACCGCCCACAACGGGCCAGTGCAGGCCCTCCACTACCCCGCTGGCGGACAGGCCCTCATCACCGGCAGCAGCGATGGCAATCTGGGCTTTTGGAATGGCGATGGCAGCTCGGCTGGTCAGATCGAAGCGGCCCACGAGGGCGGCATTACCGCCATTACCAGCAGCCCCGACGGCCAAGTGCTCACCACCACCGGCGGTGACGGCACTTTACGCAACTGGGATCGCTCCACCCTTCAGCCTCGGGGGGAAGCCATTCCGGCCCACGACGGTGCGGTGAGTGCCGTGGCCTATGCCCCCGACGGCAACACCTTGGCCACCGCCGGTACTGACAGCACGCTCCAACTCTGGTTGCCCGATGGCACCGCCCAGCTGCCAGAGCCGGTGCAGCTCGATCAGCCGGCAGCCTCCCTGGGCTATACGCCTGCGGGGCAGTTGGTGGTGGGTAGCAGCGATCGCAGCGTTGAGCTGCGCGATGGCCAGGGCGAACGGGTCTCTGCCAGCCCGCCCGAAGACCCAAGTGCCGATCCGACCGAGGGTGGGGACGGCAATCCGCTCTGGCAACGACTTCGCAACCTACCCCCTAGCGCCTGGTGGATGCTGGCGGCAGTTCCGGCTGTACTGCTGTTGGCGGGCCTGTTAGCAGCACTGTTTGGCCGCAAAGACCGCGACGATGATCCTGAGGACGACGAACTCCTAGAGGCTGGGCTGGTTCCCAGTCCCGGATCGGGCGCTGGCTCGGGCATTGATTTTTCTGGCCTTGGCGGCAGGCCTGCGATCGCCGTTGGCCCCCTACCTGAAACCGATGATGGCGAAGCGGGGCGCTTGCCCCCCGAAGCCGACCTGGTGACTGGGGCGGGCCTTTACCCGGTGGGTGTAGCCCCTAACAAACTAGAGCAGGCCCGCATTGACCTGGCTGAGGGCCGCCGTCTGATGCGAGAAGGGCGTCACGACACCGCCTTAATCTATTTCAATCAGGCCGTTGAGGCCACCGAAGTAGAGCGCAGCAAGGCCGAAGCGATGGGGGTGGCAGCCCAGGGGCTTAACGCGATCGCCGCCCAAGCCCAGGCCCAGCGGGGCGCAGCCCTAGCCCTGTTGGGCGAACCCAATGAAGCTATGGATAGTTTTAACACCGCCCTGGAGCTAGACTCCAGCGTCATTGAGGCCTGGGTGGGTAAAGGCCGGCTGCTCAGCACCCTGGGCCGCTACGACGAAGCCATCTTTTGCTTTGACACCGCCCTAGAACTCGATCCCTCCCTGGCGGCGGCCTGGTTGGGGAAAGGACAAGCCCTCATGCCGATGGGGCGTCAGAGCGAAGCCCAGGACTGTCTGGCCCGAGCCACTGCCCTGGGCAGTGACGATCCGGCCTTGGCGAATCTGGGCCAGGGGGCCGGGGGCAATCCAGAGGCAGACTTGTCCGAGGATGGGGCGACTGACAGCTACGACCCCGACGTACCCTTCGACTTGCAGCAGATCGCATCGGGGTTACCCTCCGCCGATGTCGAGATTTCGGGGAGTAGCCCCAGCGGCTACGACATTCCGCCAGACCTGGCTGCCGAGGTGGCACTCTTGCCCGATCATGCTGAAGATGCGGTTTTGAGCGGCGTGGCGCAGGAGACAACGGGCGCGGGATCAATTTCGGCTGGGCCGTTGCCCGCCGACTCCGATGGGCCTGCCCAGGAGCTACCCCCAGACCCACTACCGAGTGAGGCCATCACTCCTGGCCCAATACCACCCAGTCCTTTAGAGGATGAGTTGCTCAGCCAGATACATTTGAGTGTGGCCGCCGATCGCGATTTGGCTGAGTCGGGCATGCTAGCTACAGGCCAAAGAGCCACCACTGAGGCCATGCCCCCGCTCCGCCCGGCACCGGTACCGGTGCCAGAGCCAGTGCTCGTCGAGCCGGGCGATTATGTGCCGCCCCCGCCCGAACCGACTGATACCGATACCGATACCGATGTGGAGTCGGGGTTAGAAGGACTGCCGCCCGAGGTGGTGGCAGCGCTGTCTAGTATTCCGCCCAGTTCGCCCGACAGCTTTGGGGTAGCGCCTGCTAACGCCGATGCGGTAGTCACAGCCGCCCCCAAAACGGCTAGCTGGATTCAGCTGTCGATCGACCGTCAGAGCGATCGCTTCTACGCGGTGTGGCAGCTCGATGAGGGCGATCGCGCCCAGGCCAAGCAGCAGGGCGGTACAACCATGACCCTACGCCTCTACGATGTGACCGGCCACGCCACCCACACGCCCCTGCCTAAGCCAGTGGCCGAGCAACTCTGCCGCGACGACTTTGCCCAAGACTGGTACCTGCCGATTCGCCAGTGGGATCGTATCTATGTGGTAGAAGTGGGCTACCTCAGCCCCGATGGCGACTGGCAGGCGATCGCCCAATCAAAGGAAATCGCTGCCATTTCGGCCCAGCCGTAG
- a CDS encoding serine/threonine-protein kinase, with product MITLCVNPACPQPQNEESARVCTACGQPLWVAERYRCLQVLGQGGFGRTYLAMAESHDPPLHCVLKQMALASGNSRPHAAQRFHREADRLRTLGQHPQIPALLDAIDSDQGQFLVQDYVPGPNLDQLGPPAAGERVAWVERVLYELLPVLAYIHRHGVIHRDIKPANILAPPAPQPLVLVDFGAAKAIADPKQLQQTATVIGSAGYAAPEQALGKAVFASDIFSLGVTCLHLLTGLHPFDLYAVSDDAWLWRPYVSDPVNAALGRVLDRMVNRRLSERYSSAQAVLADLRWSGLALAERPTERSPQIAVRPAEATSSLWEQRFALSLPGLVANGLAVSPNGRAIAAACSDGSVRLWDCTNGESLHTFSKTLALFGIGHRGSANAVVFIPGGNAIVSGGDDNQLIWWNLVDYSGQKLPLVGWQIASLLMVAADETLVVGSGDGRIHLWPMGQGGAAKTLIHHQDRVTALALEPTGHLLVSGGRDRTIRLWSLPSGRLSRTLTAPKAPITALACHAQDGRIVSGDQGGHVQVWSADHPDEGLMIYQATSSVTALAMSPNGGWLAIGADNGQLTLINLQKPSQLTQLRHAWSVRALAFTPDSRMVVSTSADGTIRFWCYG from the coding sequence TTGATCACGCTTTGTGTCAATCCCGCCTGCCCGCAGCCTCAAAATGAGGAGAGTGCGAGGGTATGCACCGCCTGCGGTCAGCCGCTGTGGGTGGCCGAGCGCTATCGCTGTTTGCAGGTGTTGGGGCAGGGCGGGTTTGGCCGTACCTACCTGGCTATGGCAGAGAGCCACGATCCGCCGCTGCATTGCGTCCTGAAGCAGATGGCTTTAGCAAGCGGCAACTCTCGCCCCCATGCCGCCCAGCGTTTCCACCGCGAAGCCGATCGCCTTAGAACCCTCGGCCAGCATCCCCAAATTCCGGCCCTGCTGGATGCGATCGACAGCGATCAGGGGCAATTTTTGGTGCAGGACTATGTGCCTGGCCCCAACCTCGACCAGTTGGGGCCGCCCGCTGCTGGGGAGAGGGTGGCCTGGGTAGAGCGGGTGCTCTACGAGCTGCTGCCGGTGTTGGCCTACATTCATCGTCACGGTGTCATTCACCGCGACATCAAGCCCGCCAACATTCTTGCGCCCCCGGCTCCTCAGCCTCTGGTGCTGGTCGACTTTGGTGCAGCTAAGGCGATCGCCGACCCCAAGCAGCTTCAGCAGACCGCCACGGTAATTGGCAGCGCTGGCTATGCTGCCCCTGAGCAAGCCCTGGGCAAAGCGGTTTTTGCCAGCGATATTTTTAGCCTGGGGGTCACCTGTCTGCACCTGCTCACCGGGCTGCACCCCTTCGATCTCTACGCCGTCAGCGACGATGCCTGGCTGTGGCGACCCTACGTCAGCGACCCGGTCAACGCCGCCCTGGGGCGGGTGCTCGATCGCATGGTCAACCGCCGTCTGTCAGAGCGCTACAGCAGCGCCCAAGCCGTACTGGCCGACCTGCGCTGGAGCGGTCTGGCCCTGGCTGAAAGGCCAACTGAGCGATCGCCCCAGATTGCCGTTCGCCCCGCCGAGGCGACGTCAAGCTTGTGGGAACAGCGGTTTGCCCTGAGTTTGCCGGGGCTGGTGGCCAACGGGCTAGCCGTCAGCCCCAACGGTCGGGCGATCGCCGCCGCCTGTTCTGACGGTTCGGTGCGCCTGTGGGACTGCACCAACGGCGAGTCGCTGCACACCTTTAGCAAAACTCTGGCACTGTTTGGCATTGGCCACCGCGGCTCGGCCAATGCGGTTGTTTTCATCCCTGGGGGGAATGCGATCGTCAGCGGTGGGGACGACAACCAGCTAATTTGGTGGAATTTAGTAGACTACAGCGGCCAAAAGCTGCCCCTGGTGGGCTGGCAGATTGCCTCGTTACTCATGGTCGCGGCGGACGAAACCCTGGTGGTGGGCAGCGGCGACGGTCGCATTCACCTGTGGCCTATGGGCCAGGGGGGAGCAGCTAAAACGCTGATTCACCATCAAGACCGGGTTACGGCTCTAGCCCTAGAGCCGACTGGGCATCTGCTGGTAAGCGGCGGGCGCGATCGCACTATTCGCCTCTGGTCACTGCCCTCGGGGCGGCTCTCTCGCACCCTGACGGCCCCCAAAGCGCCCATTACAGCCCTAGCCTGCCATGCCCAAGATGGCCGCATTGTCAGCGGTGACCAGGGCGGCCACGTGCAAGTATGGAGCGCCGACCACCCCGATGAGGGGCTGATGATCTACCAAGCAACCAGTTCGGTCACCGCGCTGGCAATGAGCCCCAATGGCGGCTGGCTGGCGATCGGGGCCGACAACGGCCAGCTCACCCTGATCAATCTGCAAAAGCCAAGTCAACTCACCCAGCTGCGCCACGCCTGGTCTGTGCGTGCCCTGGCCTTTACCCCCGACAGCCGGATGGTGGTTAGCACCAGCGCCGACGGCACCATCCGCTTTTGGTGCTATGGCTGA
- a CDS encoding Ycf34 family protein, translated as MCICVNCHYVDRCTTYHAVEGQHQQPHLTEFPSFEAVEPTINVNIRQSGDEIEMEWDVVGCESFSEEKGKWAKLRPGELVPT; from the coding sequence ATGTGCATTTGTGTCAATTGTCACTACGTCGACCGCTGCACCACCTACCATGCCGTAGAAGGGCAGCATCAACAGCCTCACCTCACCGAGTTCCCCAGTTTTGAAGCGGTGGAACCCACGATCAACGTCAACATTCGCCAGAGCGGTGACGAGATCGAAATGGAGTGGGATGTGGTGGGCTGCGAGAGCTTCTCTGAGGAAAAAGGCAAATGGGCCAAGCTACGCCCCGGTGAGCTGGTGCCGACCTAG